A single window of Lutzomyia longipalpis isolate SR_M1_2022 chromosome 1, ASM2433408v1 DNA harbors:
- the LOC129797361 gene encoding fasciclin-3 isoform X2, protein MDTKMFAKSLISVIMLTGALTLAQRVDVTPQQVIARVGEPASILCRAGRQIQYCRIVIPGEKVLNLAPNWTQRPGFPYNGEGLQAGQCGVTIERVKTTNHGPVECFLGVEGDEISGVADLVVALEPQRPQLEILTQGRNGAFEVDTEFQAKCISHDGRPPANLTWFLDDENIFDGLTMPEVVESHDRNNATLYTVVQGIQRFIRVSDDRRNLICRANHFSYPQGYLDSRIQLLVRYRPQPLPLVKLYGLILGSTGLVNVTIRANPRPLTEWHVAGNTIQQGSRNGRYEAYEPQDLGRGEFNVALSIAGLTLEDTTKEYLLRASNEFGTTDYQVRISSSEAAPAAGLGVGPIIGIVIAVLVILIIIGLIVVARATGRWCFSDNSGARPSETDTESVENRREPLENFTPRPPPQKLIKPNLSLNAIFKRNKSPSTVKHEALESQAQQGGPTPTGDDDQHPRDSEETVIITDEVTEPKEEDSKPNIVYAELMLKPSPEGKAPPQKTPTEYAEIVYPKSQKSTTDAKTN, encoded by the exons GTGCCCTAACGCTTGCACAGCGAGTCGATGTAACGCCACAGCAAGTAATTGCACGCGTGGGTGAACCTGCATCAATTCTATGTCGCGCTGGACGACAAATTCAGTACTGTCGCATTGTGATTCCCGGCGAGAAGGTGCTCAACTTGGCACCAAATTGGACACAACGACCCGGCTTCCCCTACAACGGTGAAGGCCTCCAGGCGGGTCAATGTGGTGTAACAATTGAGCGAGTTAAGACCACAAATCATGGGCCCGTGGAATGCTTCTTAGGTGTTGAGGGAGATGAAATAAGTGGTGTGGCTGATCTTGTTGTGGCACTAGAGCCACAGCGTCCGCAACTAGAAATTCTAACTCAGGGAAGAAATGGTGCCTTTGAGGTTGATACAGAATTCCAAGCTAAGTGTATCTCACACGATGGACGACCACCGGCCAATCTAACGTGGTTCCTTGATGATGAGAATATCTTCGATGGGCTCACAATGCCCGAAGTCGTTGAGTCACATGATCGCAATAATGCTACCCTCTACACTGTTGTTCAGGGCATCCAACGTTTTATTCGCGTCTCCGATGACCGACGCAATCTTATCTGCCGTGCCAATCATTTCTCCTACCCACAGGGCTACCTTGACTCCAGGATACAACTTCTTGTACGAT accgACCACAACCTCTTCCGCTTGTAAAACTCTATGGACTAATTCTGGGAAGTACTGGACTCGTTAATGTGACAATCAGAGCAAATCCTCGTCCCCTGACTGAGTGGCATGTTGCGGGAAATACCATCCAACAGGGATCAAGGAATGGACGCTATGAGGCGTATGAACCTCAAGATCTCGGACGTGGGGAATTCAATGTGGCCCTAAGTATTGCTGGGCTCACGCTCGAGGACACAACAAAGGAATACCTCCTACGTGCTAGCAATGAATTTGGTACAACGGACTACCAAGTGCGAATTAGTTCCTCAGAGGCCGCTCCTG CCGCCGGACTGGGTGTTGGACCAATAATTGGAATAGTCATTGCTGTGCTCGTTATCCTCATCATCATTGGTTTGATTGTCGTGGCACGTGCAACAGGACGTTGGTGTTTCTCAG ATAATTCCGGTGCAAGACCATCTGAAAC TGACACGGAGAGTGTCGAAAATCGCCGGGAGCCATTGGAGAATTTCACACCGCGCCCACCGCcacagaaattaattaagcCGAATTTGTCATTGAATGCCATATTCAAGAGGAATAAATCCCCATCGACAGTCAAGCATGAAGCCCTCGAGTCGCAGGCGCAGCAGGGAGGACCCACCCCGACCGGTGATGATGATCAGCATCCACGGGATAGCGAAGAGACGGTCATCATTACGGATGAGGTGACGGAGCCGAAG GAGGAAGATTCGAAGCCCAACATTGTGTATGCTGAACTTATGCTGAAGCCCTCTCCGGAGGGAAAGGCACCCCCACAGAAGACGCCAACTGAATATGCTGAAATTGTCTATCCGAAATCCCAAAAGAGCACAACAGATGCCAAGACCAACTGA
- the LOC129797361 gene encoding fasciclin-3 isoform X1 → MDTKMFAKSLISVIMLTGALTLAQRVDVTPQQVIARVGEPASILCRAGRQIQYCRIVIPGEKVLNLAPNWTQRPGFPYNGEGLQAGQCGVTIERVKTTNHGPVECFLGVEGDEISGVADLVVALEPQRPQLEILTQGRNGAFEVDTEFQAKCISHDGRPPANLTWFLDDENIFDGLTMPEVVESHDRNNATLYTVVQGIQRFIRVSDDRRNLICRANHFSYPQGYLDSRIQLLVRYRPQPLPLVKLYGLILGSTGLVNVTIRANPRPLTEWHVAGNTIQQGSRNGRYEAYEPQDLGRGEFNVALSIAGLTLEDTTKEYLLRASNEFGTTDYQVRISSSEAAPAAGLGVGPIIGIVIAVLVILIIIGLIVVARATGRWCFSDNSGARPSETSDTESVENRREPLENFTPRPPPQKLIKPNLSLNAIFKRNKSPSTVKHEALESQAQQGGPTPTGDDDQHPRDSEETVIITDEVTEPKEEDSKPNIVYAELMLKPSPEGKAPPQKTPTEYAEIVYPKSQKSTTDAKTN, encoded by the exons GTGCCCTAACGCTTGCACAGCGAGTCGATGTAACGCCACAGCAAGTAATTGCACGCGTGGGTGAACCTGCATCAATTCTATGTCGCGCTGGACGACAAATTCAGTACTGTCGCATTGTGATTCCCGGCGAGAAGGTGCTCAACTTGGCACCAAATTGGACACAACGACCCGGCTTCCCCTACAACGGTGAAGGCCTCCAGGCGGGTCAATGTGGTGTAACAATTGAGCGAGTTAAGACCACAAATCATGGGCCCGTGGAATGCTTCTTAGGTGTTGAGGGAGATGAAATAAGTGGTGTGGCTGATCTTGTTGTGGCACTAGAGCCACAGCGTCCGCAACTAGAAATTCTAACTCAGGGAAGAAATGGTGCCTTTGAGGTTGATACAGAATTCCAAGCTAAGTGTATCTCACACGATGGACGACCACCGGCCAATCTAACGTGGTTCCTTGATGATGAGAATATCTTCGATGGGCTCACAATGCCCGAAGTCGTTGAGTCACATGATCGCAATAATGCTACCCTCTACACTGTTGTTCAGGGCATCCAACGTTTTATTCGCGTCTCCGATGACCGACGCAATCTTATCTGCCGTGCCAATCATTTCTCCTACCCACAGGGCTACCTTGACTCCAGGATACAACTTCTTGTACGAT accgACCACAACCTCTTCCGCTTGTAAAACTCTATGGACTAATTCTGGGAAGTACTGGACTCGTTAATGTGACAATCAGAGCAAATCCTCGTCCCCTGACTGAGTGGCATGTTGCGGGAAATACCATCCAACAGGGATCAAGGAATGGACGCTATGAGGCGTATGAACCTCAAGATCTCGGACGTGGGGAATTCAATGTGGCCCTAAGTATTGCTGGGCTCACGCTCGAGGACACAACAAAGGAATACCTCCTACGTGCTAGCAATGAATTTGGTACAACGGACTACCAAGTGCGAATTAGTTCCTCAGAGGCCGCTCCTG CCGCCGGACTGGGTGTTGGACCAATAATTGGAATAGTCATTGCTGTGCTCGTTATCCTCATCATCATTGGTTTGATTGTCGTGGCACGTGCAACAGGACGTTGGTGTTTCTCAG ATAATTCCGGTGCAAGACCATCTGAAAC AAGTGACACGGAGAGTGTCGAAAATCGCCGGGAGCCATTGGAGAATTTCACACCGCGCCCACCGCcacagaaattaattaagcCGAATTTGTCATTGAATGCCATATTCAAGAGGAATAAATCCCCATCGACAGTCAAGCATGAAGCCCTCGAGTCGCAGGCGCAGCAGGGAGGACCCACCCCGACCGGTGATGATGATCAGCATCCACGGGATAGCGAAGAGACGGTCATCATTACGGATGAGGTGACGGAGCCGAAG GAGGAAGATTCGAAGCCCAACATTGTGTATGCTGAACTTATGCTGAAGCCCTCTCCGGAGGGAAAGGCACCCCCACAGAAGACGCCAACTGAATATGCTGAAATTGTCTATCCGAAATCCCAAAAGAGCACAACAGATGCCAAGACCAACTGA
- the LOC129797361 gene encoding fasciclin-3 isoform X3 — protein sequence MDTKMFAKSLISVIMLTGALTLAQRVDVTPQQVIARVGEPASILCRAGRQIQYCRIVIPGEKVLNLAPNWTQRPGFPYNGEGLQAGQCGVTIERVKTTNHGPVECFLGVEGDEISGVADLVVALEPQRPQLEILTQGRNGAFEVDTEFQAKCISHDGRPPANLTWFLDDENIFDGLTMPEVVESHDRNNATLYTVVQGIQRFIRVSDDRRNLICRANHFSYPQGYLDSRIQLLVRYRPQPLPLVKLYGLILGSTGLVNVTIRANPRPLTEWHVAGNTIQQGSRNGRYEAYEPQDLGRGEFNVALSIAGLTLEDTTKEYLLRASNEFGTTDYQVRISSSEAAPAAGLGVGPIIGIVIAVLVILIIIGLIVVARATGRWCFSDNSGARPSETEHEPEARASLLSRIKPSSLVAKVMPVKHEALESQAQQGGPTPTGDDDQHPRDSEETVIITDEVTEPKEEDSKPNIVYAELMLKPSPEGKAPPQKTPTEYAEIVYPKSQKSTTDAKTN from the exons GTGCCCTAACGCTTGCACAGCGAGTCGATGTAACGCCACAGCAAGTAATTGCACGCGTGGGTGAACCTGCATCAATTCTATGTCGCGCTGGACGACAAATTCAGTACTGTCGCATTGTGATTCCCGGCGAGAAGGTGCTCAACTTGGCACCAAATTGGACACAACGACCCGGCTTCCCCTACAACGGTGAAGGCCTCCAGGCGGGTCAATGTGGTGTAACAATTGAGCGAGTTAAGACCACAAATCATGGGCCCGTGGAATGCTTCTTAGGTGTTGAGGGAGATGAAATAAGTGGTGTGGCTGATCTTGTTGTGGCACTAGAGCCACAGCGTCCGCAACTAGAAATTCTAACTCAGGGAAGAAATGGTGCCTTTGAGGTTGATACAGAATTCCAAGCTAAGTGTATCTCACACGATGGACGACCACCGGCCAATCTAACGTGGTTCCTTGATGATGAGAATATCTTCGATGGGCTCACAATGCCCGAAGTCGTTGAGTCACATGATCGCAATAATGCTACCCTCTACACTGTTGTTCAGGGCATCCAACGTTTTATTCGCGTCTCCGATGACCGACGCAATCTTATCTGCCGTGCCAATCATTTCTCCTACCCACAGGGCTACCTTGACTCCAGGATACAACTTCTTGTACGAT accgACCACAACCTCTTCCGCTTGTAAAACTCTATGGACTAATTCTGGGAAGTACTGGACTCGTTAATGTGACAATCAGAGCAAATCCTCGTCCCCTGACTGAGTGGCATGTTGCGGGAAATACCATCCAACAGGGATCAAGGAATGGACGCTATGAGGCGTATGAACCTCAAGATCTCGGACGTGGGGAATTCAATGTGGCCCTAAGTATTGCTGGGCTCACGCTCGAGGACACAACAAAGGAATACCTCCTACGTGCTAGCAATGAATTTGGTACAACGGACTACCAAGTGCGAATTAGTTCCTCAGAGGCCGCTCCTG CCGCCGGACTGGGTGTTGGACCAATAATTGGAATAGTCATTGCTGTGCTCGTTATCCTCATCATCATTGGTTTGATTGTCGTGGCACGTGCAACAGGACGTTGGTGTTTCTCAG ATAATTCCGGTGCAAGACCATCTGAAAC GGAGCATGAACCCGAAGCAAGAGCATCACTCCTTTCACGCATTAAACCCTCATCGCTTGTGGCGAAAGTTATGCCAG TCAAGCATGAAGCCCTCGAGTCGCAGGCGCAGCAGGGAGGACCCACCCCGACCGGTGATGATGATCAGCATCCACGGGATAGCGAAGAGACGGTCATCATTACGGATGAGGTGACGGAGCCGAAG GAGGAAGATTCGAAGCCCAACATTGTGTATGCTGAACTTATGCTGAAGCCCTCTCCGGAGGGAAAGGCACCCCCACAGAAGACGCCAACTGAATATGCTGAAATTGTCTATCCGAAATCCCAAAAGAGCACAACAGATGCCAAGACCAACTGA
- the LOC129797361 gene encoding fasciclin-3 isoform X5: MDTKMFAKSLISVIMLTGALTLAQRVDVTPQQVIARVGEPASILCRAGRQIQYCRIVIPGEKVLNLAPNWTQRPGFPYNGEGLQAGQCGVTIERVKTTNHGPVECFLGVEGDEISGVADLVVALEPQRPQLEILTQGRNGAFEVDTEFQAKCISHDGRPPANLTWFLDDENIFDGLTMPEVVESHDRNNATLYTVVQGIQRFIRVSDDRRNLICRANHFSYPQGYLDSRIQLLVRYRPQPLPLVKLYGLILGSTGLVNVTIRANPRPLTEWHVAGNTIQQGSRNGRYEAYEPQDLGRGEFNVALSIAGLTLEDTTKEYLLRASNEFGTTDYQVRISSSEAAPAAGLGVGPIIGIVIAVLVILIIIGLIVVARATGRWCFSDNSGARPSETDTESVENRREPLENFTPRPPPQKLIKPNLSLNAIFKRNKSPSTVKHEALESQAQQGGPTPTGDDDQHPRDSEETVIITDEVTEPKPKM, from the exons GTGCCCTAACGCTTGCACAGCGAGTCGATGTAACGCCACAGCAAGTAATTGCACGCGTGGGTGAACCTGCATCAATTCTATGTCGCGCTGGACGACAAATTCAGTACTGTCGCATTGTGATTCCCGGCGAGAAGGTGCTCAACTTGGCACCAAATTGGACACAACGACCCGGCTTCCCCTACAACGGTGAAGGCCTCCAGGCGGGTCAATGTGGTGTAACAATTGAGCGAGTTAAGACCACAAATCATGGGCCCGTGGAATGCTTCTTAGGTGTTGAGGGAGATGAAATAAGTGGTGTGGCTGATCTTGTTGTGGCACTAGAGCCACAGCGTCCGCAACTAGAAATTCTAACTCAGGGAAGAAATGGTGCCTTTGAGGTTGATACAGAATTCCAAGCTAAGTGTATCTCACACGATGGACGACCACCGGCCAATCTAACGTGGTTCCTTGATGATGAGAATATCTTCGATGGGCTCACAATGCCCGAAGTCGTTGAGTCACATGATCGCAATAATGCTACCCTCTACACTGTTGTTCAGGGCATCCAACGTTTTATTCGCGTCTCCGATGACCGACGCAATCTTATCTGCCGTGCCAATCATTTCTCCTACCCACAGGGCTACCTTGACTCCAGGATACAACTTCTTGTACGAT accgACCACAACCTCTTCCGCTTGTAAAACTCTATGGACTAATTCTGGGAAGTACTGGACTCGTTAATGTGACAATCAGAGCAAATCCTCGTCCCCTGACTGAGTGGCATGTTGCGGGAAATACCATCCAACAGGGATCAAGGAATGGACGCTATGAGGCGTATGAACCTCAAGATCTCGGACGTGGGGAATTCAATGTGGCCCTAAGTATTGCTGGGCTCACGCTCGAGGACACAACAAAGGAATACCTCCTACGTGCTAGCAATGAATTTGGTACAACGGACTACCAAGTGCGAATTAGTTCCTCAGAGGCCGCTCCTG CCGCCGGACTGGGTGTTGGACCAATAATTGGAATAGTCATTGCTGTGCTCGTTATCCTCATCATCATTGGTTTGATTGTCGTGGCACGTGCAACAGGACGTTGGTGTTTCTCAG ATAATTCCGGTGCAAGACCATCTGAAAC TGACACGGAGAGTGTCGAAAATCGCCGGGAGCCATTGGAGAATTTCACACCGCGCCCACCGCcacagaaattaattaagcCGAATTTGTCATTGAATGCCATATTCAAGAGGAATAAATCCCCATCGACAGTCAAGCATGAAGCCCTCGAGTCGCAGGCGCAGCAGGGAGGACCCACCCCGACCGGTGATGATGATCAGCATCCACGGGATAGCGAAGAGACGGTCATCATTACGGATGAGGTGACGGAGCCGAAG CCGAAAATGTAA
- the LOC129797361 gene encoding fasciclin-3 isoform X4, with product MDTKMFAKSLISVIMLTGALTLAQRVDVTPQQVIARVGEPASILCRAGRQIQYCRIVIPGEKVLNLAPNWTQRPGFPYNGEGLQAGQCGVTIERVKTTNHGPVECFLGVEGDEISGVADLVVALEPQRPQLEILTQGRNGAFEVDTEFQAKCISHDGRPPANLTWFLDDENIFDGLTMPEVVESHDRNNATLYTVVQGIQRFIRVSDDRRNLICRANHFSYPQGYLDSRIQLLVRYRPQPLPLVKLYGLILGSTGLVNVTIRANPRPLTEWHVAGNTIQQGSRNGRYEAYEPQDLGRGEFNVALSIAGLTLEDTTKEYLLRASNEFGTTDYQVRISSSEAAPAAGLGVGPIIGIVIAVLVILIIIGLIVVARATGRWCFSDNSGARPSETSDTESVENRREPLENFTPRPPPQKLIKPNLSLNAIFKRNKSPSTVKHEALESQAQQGGPTPTGDDDQHPRDSEETVIITDEVTEPKPKM from the exons GTGCCCTAACGCTTGCACAGCGAGTCGATGTAACGCCACAGCAAGTAATTGCACGCGTGGGTGAACCTGCATCAATTCTATGTCGCGCTGGACGACAAATTCAGTACTGTCGCATTGTGATTCCCGGCGAGAAGGTGCTCAACTTGGCACCAAATTGGACACAACGACCCGGCTTCCCCTACAACGGTGAAGGCCTCCAGGCGGGTCAATGTGGTGTAACAATTGAGCGAGTTAAGACCACAAATCATGGGCCCGTGGAATGCTTCTTAGGTGTTGAGGGAGATGAAATAAGTGGTGTGGCTGATCTTGTTGTGGCACTAGAGCCACAGCGTCCGCAACTAGAAATTCTAACTCAGGGAAGAAATGGTGCCTTTGAGGTTGATACAGAATTCCAAGCTAAGTGTATCTCACACGATGGACGACCACCGGCCAATCTAACGTGGTTCCTTGATGATGAGAATATCTTCGATGGGCTCACAATGCCCGAAGTCGTTGAGTCACATGATCGCAATAATGCTACCCTCTACACTGTTGTTCAGGGCATCCAACGTTTTATTCGCGTCTCCGATGACCGACGCAATCTTATCTGCCGTGCCAATCATTTCTCCTACCCACAGGGCTACCTTGACTCCAGGATACAACTTCTTGTACGAT accgACCACAACCTCTTCCGCTTGTAAAACTCTATGGACTAATTCTGGGAAGTACTGGACTCGTTAATGTGACAATCAGAGCAAATCCTCGTCCCCTGACTGAGTGGCATGTTGCGGGAAATACCATCCAACAGGGATCAAGGAATGGACGCTATGAGGCGTATGAACCTCAAGATCTCGGACGTGGGGAATTCAATGTGGCCCTAAGTATTGCTGGGCTCACGCTCGAGGACACAACAAAGGAATACCTCCTACGTGCTAGCAATGAATTTGGTACAACGGACTACCAAGTGCGAATTAGTTCCTCAGAGGCCGCTCCTG CCGCCGGACTGGGTGTTGGACCAATAATTGGAATAGTCATTGCTGTGCTCGTTATCCTCATCATCATTGGTTTGATTGTCGTGGCACGTGCAACAGGACGTTGGTGTTTCTCAG ATAATTCCGGTGCAAGACCATCTGAAAC AAGTGACACGGAGAGTGTCGAAAATCGCCGGGAGCCATTGGAGAATTTCACACCGCGCCCACCGCcacagaaattaattaagcCGAATTTGTCATTGAATGCCATATTCAAGAGGAATAAATCCCCATCGACAGTCAAGCATGAAGCCCTCGAGTCGCAGGCGCAGCAGGGAGGACCCACCCCGACCGGTGATGATGATCAGCATCCACGGGATAGCGAAGAGACGGTCATCATTACGGATGAGGTGACGGAGCCGAAG CCGAAAATGTAA
- the LOC129797361 gene encoding fasciclin-3 isoform X6 — MDTKMFAKSLISVIMLTGALTLAQRVDVTPQQVIARVGEPASILCRAGRQIQYCRIVIPGEKVLNLAPNWTQRPGFPYNGEGLQAGQCGVTIERVKTTNHGPVECFLGVEGDEISGVADLVVALEPQRPQLEILTQGRNGAFEVDTEFQAKCISHDGRPPANLTWFLDDENIFDGLTMPEVVESHDRNNATLYTVVQGIQRFIRVSDDRRNLICRANHFSYPQGYLDSRIQLLVRYRPQPLPLVKLYGLILGSTGLVNVTIRANPRPLTEWHVAGNTIQQGSRNGRYEAYEPQDLGRGEFNVALSIAGLTLEDTTKEYLLRASNEFGTTDYQVRISSSEAAPAAGLGVGPIIGIVIAVLVILIIIGLIVVARATGRWCFSDNSGARPSETEHEPEARASLLSRIKPSSLVAKVMPEVTRRVSKIAGSHWRISHRAHRHRN, encoded by the exons GTGCCCTAACGCTTGCACAGCGAGTCGATGTAACGCCACAGCAAGTAATTGCACGCGTGGGTGAACCTGCATCAATTCTATGTCGCGCTGGACGACAAATTCAGTACTGTCGCATTGTGATTCCCGGCGAGAAGGTGCTCAACTTGGCACCAAATTGGACACAACGACCCGGCTTCCCCTACAACGGTGAAGGCCTCCAGGCGGGTCAATGTGGTGTAACAATTGAGCGAGTTAAGACCACAAATCATGGGCCCGTGGAATGCTTCTTAGGTGTTGAGGGAGATGAAATAAGTGGTGTGGCTGATCTTGTTGTGGCACTAGAGCCACAGCGTCCGCAACTAGAAATTCTAACTCAGGGAAGAAATGGTGCCTTTGAGGTTGATACAGAATTCCAAGCTAAGTGTATCTCACACGATGGACGACCACCGGCCAATCTAACGTGGTTCCTTGATGATGAGAATATCTTCGATGGGCTCACAATGCCCGAAGTCGTTGAGTCACATGATCGCAATAATGCTACCCTCTACACTGTTGTTCAGGGCATCCAACGTTTTATTCGCGTCTCCGATGACCGACGCAATCTTATCTGCCGTGCCAATCATTTCTCCTACCCACAGGGCTACCTTGACTCCAGGATACAACTTCTTGTACGAT accgACCACAACCTCTTCCGCTTGTAAAACTCTATGGACTAATTCTGGGAAGTACTGGACTCGTTAATGTGACAATCAGAGCAAATCCTCGTCCCCTGACTGAGTGGCATGTTGCGGGAAATACCATCCAACAGGGATCAAGGAATGGACGCTATGAGGCGTATGAACCTCAAGATCTCGGACGTGGGGAATTCAATGTGGCCCTAAGTATTGCTGGGCTCACGCTCGAGGACACAACAAAGGAATACCTCCTACGTGCTAGCAATGAATTTGGTACAACGGACTACCAAGTGCGAATTAGTTCCTCAGAGGCCGCTCCTG CCGCCGGACTGGGTGTTGGACCAATAATTGGAATAGTCATTGCTGTGCTCGTTATCCTCATCATCATTGGTTTGATTGTCGTGGCACGTGCAACAGGACGTTGGTGTTTCTCAG ATAATTCCGGTGCAAGACCATCTGAAAC GGAGCATGAACCCGAAGCAAGAGCATCACTCCTTTCACGCATTAAACCCTCATCGCTTGTGGCGAAAGTTATGCCAG AAGTGACACGGAGAGTGTCGAAAATCGCCGGGAGCCATTGGAGAATTTCACACCGCGCCCACCGCcacagaaattaa
- the LOC129797361 gene encoding fasciclin-3 isoform X7, translating into MDTKMFAKSLISVIMLTGALTLAQRVDVTPQQVIARVGEPASILCRAGRQIQYCRIVIPGEKVLNLAPNWTQRPGFPYNGEGLQAGQCGVTIERVKTTNHGPVECFLGVEGDEISGVADLVVALEPQRPQLEILTQGRNGAFEVDTEFQAKCISHDGRPPANLTWFLDDENIFDGLTMPEVVESHDRNNATLYTVVQGIQRFIRVSDDRRNLICRANHFSYPQGYLDSRIQLLVRYRPQPLPLVKLYGLILGSTGLVNVTIRANPRPLTEWHVAGNTIQQGSRNGRYEAYEPQDLGRGEFNVALSIAGLTLEDTTKEYLLRASNEFGTTDYQVRISSSEAAPAAGLGVGPIIGIVIAVLVILIIIGLIVVARATGRWCFSGSLNTDIGPDSEAQIAPSNHDEVDDEGKHHPDAAETEEHDQNKTRNGNPVESKTNTSV; encoded by the exons GTGCCCTAACGCTTGCACAGCGAGTCGATGTAACGCCACAGCAAGTAATTGCACGCGTGGGTGAACCTGCATCAATTCTATGTCGCGCTGGACGACAAATTCAGTACTGTCGCATTGTGATTCCCGGCGAGAAGGTGCTCAACTTGGCACCAAATTGGACACAACGACCCGGCTTCCCCTACAACGGTGAAGGCCTCCAGGCGGGTCAATGTGGTGTAACAATTGAGCGAGTTAAGACCACAAATCATGGGCCCGTGGAATGCTTCTTAGGTGTTGAGGGAGATGAAATAAGTGGTGTGGCTGATCTTGTTGTGGCACTAGAGCCACAGCGTCCGCAACTAGAAATTCTAACTCAGGGAAGAAATGGTGCCTTTGAGGTTGATACAGAATTCCAAGCTAAGTGTATCTCACACGATGGACGACCACCGGCCAATCTAACGTGGTTCCTTGATGATGAGAATATCTTCGATGGGCTCACAATGCCCGAAGTCGTTGAGTCACATGATCGCAATAATGCTACCCTCTACACTGTTGTTCAGGGCATCCAACGTTTTATTCGCGTCTCCGATGACCGACGCAATCTTATCTGCCGTGCCAATCATTTCTCCTACCCACAGGGCTACCTTGACTCCAGGATACAACTTCTTGTACGAT accgACCACAACCTCTTCCGCTTGTAAAACTCTATGGACTAATTCTGGGAAGTACTGGACTCGTTAATGTGACAATCAGAGCAAATCCTCGTCCCCTGACTGAGTGGCATGTTGCGGGAAATACCATCCAACAGGGATCAAGGAATGGACGCTATGAGGCGTATGAACCTCAAGATCTCGGACGTGGGGAATTCAATGTGGCCCTAAGTATTGCTGGGCTCACGCTCGAGGACACAACAAAGGAATACCTCCTACGTGCTAGCAATGAATTTGGTACAACGGACTACCAAGTGCGAATTAGTTCCTCAGAGGCCGCTCCTG CCGCCGGACTGGGTGTTGGACCAATAATTGGAATAGTCATTGCTGTGCTCGTTATCCTCATCATCATTGGTTTGATTGTCGTGGCACGTGCAACAGGACGTTGGTGTTTCTCAG GTTCACTTAACACTGACATTGGTCCCGATTCCGAGGCCCAAATTGCTCCATCCAACCATGATGAAGTTGACGACGAGGGCAAACATCATCCCGATGCAGCTGAGACTGAAGAACATGACCAGAATAAGACAAGAAATGGGAATCCCGTTGAGAGTAAAACCAACACTTCGGTCTGA